One window of the Salvelinus alpinus chromosome 13, SLU_Salpinus.1, whole genome shotgun sequence genome contains the following:
- the LOC139537574 gene encoding LOW QUALITY PROTEIN: roundabout homolog 4-like (The sequence of the model RefSeq protein was modified relative to this genomic sequence to represent the inferred CDS: deleted 1 base in 1 codon), with translation MQVGRWLLWVTWLYTWAEGSRQCQCQCTCIPEPGLAEGSKTPVKEHDRHRLEHRQHRPHRDKPHRRKGSRLRTDVVEVPPRIVHHPSDVVVKVGSPATLSCRADGTPEPSIEWIRNGQPLEMNKLDSQSRPIVLSEGSLFFLSVVPGRRSQSHEGVYACMARNSAGKATSRNASLYIAALREDFRVQPSDVEVAVGEVAVLNCSPPVGHPEPNATWRKDGVPINHTNPHYTELNGKLIIAPAQKNDSGVYICVASNTVGVRESRAARLSVLAKPVLVLKPQDVSVGTGESAQFYCEAKGDSMAAVEWSREQGPLPNGRYLVNPDQSLQIHYVTPQDSGRYTCTAVNDVGVVTASAQLVVEGAASTRQRDLHRELSDLRIALENVTVLTPNSNMSQVQWKLQSFPTQPQYLDGFEVLCRSLLPASSDWAAKRVPLPNFQTLVGPLKRGYKYEFKVRPYGSSLYGRESNTRHLRVPETVPSAPPQAVSITMAPDHNDTVYVTWEPPPHKAHNGIIQGYQLWFVHLEEQQYLNWTVDSGTHSLEINPLYPGKEYWVQVAAVNGAGVGVQSDPHRLVIDSRRSGPPQSDNPSRDLTQVLAVLRDPVFIGSVGALLWCVLMVMAFCLYRRHTRPGDHLGRGHGKAKGLYRLASEDLIIKHRMAAPDSPWISGAWRPAQSGEKYQGMWAQSQENPGFRKTKLPITAKKDPGSLDSAVPIVPDSCGVYGTFYVDLTGNGLKTFNSPTRCPKRPHCHTSSSSHYSQHGAEAVRTAVKTTLVKDGQALPPAQPKMGVLKESWEKNYKRELHAVNSAPLVSSRSQALAVRGVPYKQRLSHLPPGGRSECVKPLASSRFLHHSASLHLVDMLPTPPPLPMDDTTDTHSLTSEEGSSRSTKLMVDDGSHQSVCAASGLRGPPSNTTGFPSYSRLSTASYCLSLDEEQDTTMTSQEVTQYLELNPKAERRSTMPENPPSSSLSRPFSPTPTLGYICGLLPSDQLEDRLTDDQESQPMGSRRARLQSTPLSLCSEWEGSLWNGWGSMPEGNMANSARTSFISSSDGSFMSDANFACVLATVAAESMSGASFSDFSPPALPLSALFPPAPDKECFGELDPMPVWAWSTAWVEEMEAQYRAQYTSQADTPPACNTWGHRRADHHCEDRRATGGGRV, from the exons GTTCCAGACTGAGGACGGATGTGGTGGAGGTGCCCCCGCGGATTGTCCACCACCCCTCAGATGTGGTGGTCAAGGTAGGCAGCCCCGCCACCCTCTCCTGCCGCGCCGACGGTACACCCGAGCCCTCCATTGAGTGGATCCGCAATGGCCAGCCCCTGGAGATGAACAAGCTGGACAGCCAATCGCGGCCCATCGTCCTGTCGGAGGGCAGCCTTTTTTTCCTCAGCGTGGTGCCAGGGAGGCGGAGTCAGTCACATGAGGGCGTGTACGCGTGCATGGCAAGGAACAGCGCTGGCAAGGCCACCAGCCGCAACGCCTCCCTCTATATCGCAG CTCTGCGTGAGGACTTCCGGGTGCAGCCCAGTGACGTGGAGGTGGCTGTGGGGGAGGTGGCGGTGCTGAACTGCAGCCCGCCGGTGGGCCACCCCGAGCCCAATGCCACCTGGAGAAAAGACGGGGTCCCCATCAACCACACAAACCCGCACTACACT GAACTGAATGGGAAGTTGATAATCGCCCCAGCCCAGAAAAATGATTCTGGCGTGTACATCTGTGTGGCCTCCAACACTGTGGGAGTAAGAGAGAGCAGGGCCGCCCGCCTGTCTGTCTTAG CCAAGCCAGTGTTGGTGCTGAAGCCTCAGGATGTGTCGGTGGGGACAGGGGAGTCTGCCCAGTTCTACTGCGAGGCTAAAGGAGACTCCATGGCTGCTGTGGAGTGGAGCCGTGAGCAGGGCCCTCTGCCCAACGGCAG GTAtctagtgaatcctgaccagagCCTCCAGATCCACTACGTGACACCACAGGATTCTGGGAGGTACACCTGCACAGCTGTCAACGACGTGGGGGTGGTCACCGCCAGCGCACAGCTAGTGGTGGAGG GAGCTGCAAGCACCAGACAGAGGGACCTTCACAGAGAGTTGTCGGACCTGCGCATAGCTCTGGAGAATGTGACGGTGCTGACTCCAAACTCCAACATGTCCCAAGTGCAGTGGAAG CTCCAGTCTTTCCCAACCCAGCCTCAATACCTGGATGGTTTCGAGgtcctctgtcgctctctcttgcCTGCCAGTTCGGACTGGGCTGCTAAGAGGGTGCCACTACCCAACTTTCAAACACTGGTCGGCCCGCTCAAGAGGGGCTACAAGTATGAGTTCAAAGTGCGTCCCTACGGCAGCAGTTTGTATGGCCGGGAGAGCAACACCAGGCACCTGCGTGTACCTGAAACGG tgcctagcgCCCCACCTCAGGCCGTCTCCATAACAATGGCCCCTGACCACAATGACACGGTCTATGTGACCTGGGAGCCTCCACCCCACAAAGCTCACAACGGCATCATCCAGGGATACCAG TTGTGGTTTGTGCATTTGGAGGAGCAGCAGTACCTGAACTGGACAGTGGATAGTGGGACCCACAGTCTGGAAATAAACCCTCTGTACCCAGGCAAAGAGTACTGGGTCCAGGTGGCAGCAGTCAACGGAGCTGGCGTCGGGGTGCAGAGTGACCCCCATAGACTGGTCATAG ACTCTCGGAGGTCCGGGCCCCCCCAGTCAGACAACCCCAGTAGGGACCTGACTCAGGTCCTGGCTGTGCTGAGGGACCCTGTGTTCATCGGAAGCGTTGGCGCCCTCCTGTGGTGCGTCCTAATGGTGATGGCCTTCTGCCTGTACCGCCGCCACACCCGACCCGGCGACCACCTGGGACGAGGCCACGGCAAGGCTAAAG GTTTGTACAGGTTGGCCAGTGAGGACCTAATCATCAAACACCG AATGGCGGCCCCAGACTCACCATGGATCTCGGGTGCGTGGAGACCGGCCCAGAGTGGCGAGAAGTACCAGGGCATGTGGGCTCAGAGCCAGGAGAACCCCGGCTTCAGGAAGACCA AGTTGCCAATCACAGCCAAGAAGGACCCCGGCTCCCTGGACTCGGCTGTCCCCATCGTGCCCGACAGCTGCGGTGTCTATGGGACGTTCTACGTGGACCTGACGGGAAACGGCCTCAAGACCTTCAACAGCCCCACCCGATGCCCTAAGAGGCCCCACtgccacacctcctcctcctcacactacTCCCAGCACGGCGCAGAGGCGGTGCGTACCGCTGTCAAGACCACGCTGGTCAAGGATGGACAGGCCCTGCCCCCAGCCCAGCCCAAGATGGGCGTGCTCAAGGAGTCATGGGAGAAGAATTACAAACGAG AGCTCCATGCAGTGAACAGCGCCCCCTTGGTGTCATCGAGGAGCCAGGCGCTGGCTGTGAGGGGAGTGCCTTACAAACAGAGGCTCAGCCACCTCCCaccag GTGGGCGCTCAGAGTGCGTCAAGCCCCTGGCGTCGTCCCGCTTCCTGCACCACTCAGCCTCACTGCACTTGGTGGACATGCTCCCCACCCCGCCTCCGCTGCCCATGGACGacaccactgacacacacagcctcacctcAGAGGAagg GTCCAGCAGGTCCACTAAGCTGATGGTGGATGACGGGTCTCACCAGTCTGTGTGTGCTGCGTCCGGTCTCCGTGGCCCCCCATCCAACACCACGGGCTTCCCCTCCTACAGCCGCCTGTCCACTGCCTCTTACTGCCTGTCATTAGACGAGGAGCAGGACACGACAATGACCTCACAGGAAGTCACCCAGTACCTGGAGCTCAACCCCAAGGCCGAGAGGCGCAG CACAATGCCGGAGAATCCTCCTTCTTCCTCCCTGTCCCGCCCTTTCTCCCCCACTCCCACTTTGGGCTACATCTGTGGGCTCCTTCCCTCCGACCAACTGGAGGATAGGTTGACTGACGACCAGGAGTCCCAGCCAATGGGCTCTCGACGGGCCCGGCTCCAGAGCACACCCTTGTCGCTCTGCAGTGAATGGGAGGGCTCGCtgtggaacggctgggggtcgaTGCCAGAGGGCAACATGGCTAACAGCGCCCGCACCAGCTTCATCAGCTCGTCGGACGGCTCATTCATGAGCGATGCCAACTTTGCCTGCGTGCTGGCCACTGTGGCCGCAGAGTCCATGAGTGGAGCCTCTTTCTCAG ACTTCTCTCCCCCGGCGTTGCCCCTCAGTGCCCTGTTCCCTCCGGCTCCAGAT AAGGAGTGTTTCGGGGAGCTGGATCCCATGCCCGTTTGGGCCTGGAGCACAGCCtgggtggaggagatggaggcGCAGTACCGCGCCCAGTACACCTCCCAGGCAGATACACCCCCCGCCTGCAACACCTGGGGGCATCGTCGTGCTGACCATCACTGTGAGGACCGCCGAGCCACCGGAGGGGGTAGGGTTTGA